The following proteins are encoded in a genomic region of Alistipes shahii WAL 8301:
- a CDS encoding ArnT family glycosyltransferase: MEASFKKSYASLGADRLVLLWLGVWWIANLVQAGFTELANDEAYYHMFAERLAWGYFDHPPVTALLVWAGERLFGGELGVRFFFTVLQPLYLWILWRLIRPADAGRRDAALFVVVSAATLMLQLYGFIAVPDGPLMFTTALFLLTFKWFSENRRRAWLWMGIAMALMAYSKYHGALVVLFALAANPRQLLRPALYSSGAVALLLLVPHLVWQYEHDWASFAYHLSGRNSVFRPGYVVEFLANMLVVFNPFFVPLYVQAWRKVKPQTPVGRALKLLPVAFIVFFMLSSLRGYVQPQWVIVSCFGLVCVLFAYARRHPRTRRYVMRAGGVTVGLIVLARLVMIFNPLGIRFEVFNNPESYAAIAAEADGRPVVFRYGYAVAAKYAFYTGGEAYCQPNIRYRTHQWQFRDDDSRFIGREVLVECPDGTVSDSTRQVRTLTMANGRSFTWFVDPAFHPVRLVDIAFTGLPGRVAAGETLRLELRIRNPYPYAIRVGADDTQLVMLWKHGRFRVDEFPTGETFTIPADSELTRGVTFTVLPQLAGETFDVGFALRREGYTNWFNGKSVPTEVGNL; this comes from the coding sequence ATGGAAGCATCTTTCAAAAAGTCATACGCCTCGCTGGGGGCCGACAGGCTGGTCCTTCTGTGGCTCGGGGTGTGGTGGATTGCAAACCTCGTGCAGGCCGGCTTTACGGAGCTTGCCAACGACGAGGCCTACTACCATATGTTCGCCGAACGGCTCGCATGGGGGTATTTCGACCATCCGCCCGTGACGGCGCTGCTGGTCTGGGCCGGAGAGCGTCTCTTCGGCGGGGAGCTGGGCGTGCGGTTTTTCTTCACCGTGCTGCAACCCCTCTACCTCTGGATTCTGTGGCGTCTGATCCGCCCGGCGGATGCCGGTCGCCGCGACGCCGCGCTGTTCGTCGTGGTGTCGGCCGCGACGCTGATGCTCCAGCTCTACGGCTTCATCGCCGTGCCCGATGGGCCGCTGATGTTCACCACGGCGTTGTTTCTGCTGACTTTCAAATGGTTTTCCGAAAACCGCCGCCGGGCGTGGTTGTGGATGGGTATTGCCATGGCGCTGATGGCTTACAGCAAATACCACGGCGCGCTGGTGGTTCTTTTCGCGCTGGCCGCCAACCCGCGGCAGCTGCTGCGCCCTGCCCTGTATTCAAGCGGCGCGGTGGCGTTGCTGCTGCTCGTTCCGCACCTCGTGTGGCAGTACGAGCACGACTGGGCGTCGTTCGCCTACCATCTTTCGGGCCGCAACTCGGTCTTCAGACCCGGCTACGTCGTCGAATTCCTGGCCAACATGCTGGTGGTCTTCAACCCCTTCTTCGTGCCGCTCTACGTGCAGGCATGGCGGAAGGTGAAGCCGCAGACCCCCGTCGGGCGGGCGCTGAAGCTCCTGCCCGTGGCCTTCATCGTCTTCTTCATGCTCTCGTCGCTGCGCGGTTACGTCCAGCCCCAGTGGGTGATCGTCTCCTGCTTCGGACTGGTCTGCGTGTTGTTCGCCTATGCGCGGCGGCATCCCCGCACGCGCCGTTACGTGATGCGGGCCGGGGGCGTGACCGTCGGACTGATCGTCCTGGCGCGGCTGGTGATGATCTTCAACCCGCTGGGCATCCGTTTCGAGGTGTTCAACAATCCGGAGAGCTACGCCGCCATCGCCGCCGAGGCCGACGGCCGTCCGGTGGTTTTCCGCTACGGTTACGCCGTTGCGGCCAAATATGCGTTCTATACGGGCGGCGAGGCCTACTGCCAGCCCAATATCCGTTACCGTACGCATCAGTGGCAGTTCCGCGACGACGATTCGCGGTTCATCGGCCGTGAAGTGCTCGTCGAATGTCCGGACGGGACCGTCTCGGACAGCACCCGGCAGGTGCGGACCCTCACGATGGCCAACGGCCGGAGTTTCACCTGGTTCGTCGATCCGGCTTTCCACCCCGTGCGGCTGGTGGACATCGCCTTTACGGGCCTGCCCGGGCGGGTGGCCGCGGGCGAGACGCTGCGCCTCGAACTGCGCATCAGGAATCCCTATCCCTATGCGATCCGCGTGGGTGCGGACGACACGCAGCTGGTGATGCTGTGGAAACACGGGCGTTTCCGGGTCGACGAGTTCCCCACCGGCGAGACCTTCACGATTCCGGCCGACAGCGAACTGACGCGCGGGGTGACCTTCACCGTTCTGCCGCAGCTGGCCGGCGAGACTTTCGACGTGGGGTTCGCGCTGCGCCGGGAGGGTTATACGAATTGGTTTAACGGAAAATCCGTCCCGACGGAGGTCGGAAATTTATGA
- a CDS encoding threonine/serine exporter ThrE family protein, whose product MKTRQELTEILDFIADYATYLLASGVHTSRVIRNSQRIGQSQGVDIQLSSFQKSTILTVRDDATGEAVTRVVKIPALPISFERNSDLSALSWDALDDRLPLDEIRRRYGELIDKPRIDPIFVLVTVGLANASFCRLFGGDWTAAGIVFTATLVGFAARQRMQAHGVNHFLIFIISAFMASLCASAALRFDCTAETALATSVLYLVPGVPLINGVIDIVEGHILIGFSRLINALLLIICIAIGLSATLLMVKNSLL is encoded by the coding sequence ATGAAAACCAGACAAGAACTGACCGAAATCCTCGATTTCATTGCGGACTACGCGACCTACCTGCTCGCATCCGGCGTCCACACCTCGCGTGTGATCCGCAATTCGCAGCGTATCGGACAGTCGCAGGGAGTCGACATTCAGCTGTCGAGTTTCCAGAAAAGCACGATCCTCACGGTCCGCGACGACGCGACGGGCGAAGCCGTCACCCGCGTGGTGAAGATTCCCGCCCTGCCGATCAGTTTCGAACGCAACTCCGACCTGAGCGCCCTGAGCTGGGATGCCCTCGACGACCGGCTCCCCCTGGACGAAATCCGCCGGCGCTACGGGGAGCTGATCGACAAACCGCGCATCGACCCGATCTTCGTGCTGGTGACCGTCGGACTGGCCAACGCCTCGTTCTGCCGTCTTTTCGGCGGCGACTGGACAGCCGCGGGCATCGTCTTCACCGCCACGCTCGTGGGGTTCGCCGCCCGGCAGCGGATGCAGGCGCACGGCGTCAACCACTTCCTGATCTTCATCATCTCGGCCTTCATGGCCTCGCTGTGCGCCTCAGCGGCCCTGCGCTTCGACTGCACGGCGGAGACGGCCCTCGCCACGAGCGTACTGTACCTCGTGCCGGGCGTGCCGCTGATCAACGGCGTGATCGACATCGTCGAAGGCCACATCCTGATCGGATTCAGCCGGCTGATCAACGCCCTGCTGCTGATCATCTGCATCGCCATCGGGCTTTCGGCGACTTTGCTAATGGTTAAAAACAGCCTGCTATGA
- a CDS encoding threonine/serine exporter family protein yields MIAADILLDGFFAAVAAVGFGAVSDPPMRAFPRIALLAAVGHALRFCLMNCAGMDIATASLCAATAIGFGSLWLGKAIRCPMTALYIPALLPMVPGIYAYKTVFSLIMFLQSLNDPGQGMQYMQLFFLNATVSLSVIALLAAGATLPIFVFNRRAFSLTRRRKNVK; encoded by the coding sequence ATGATCGCTGCGGACATTCTTCTCGACGGGTTTTTCGCGGCCGTGGCGGCCGTCGGCTTCGGCGCCGTCTCCGATCCCCCGATGCGCGCCTTCCCGCGCATCGCCCTGCTGGCCGCCGTGGGACACGCCCTGCGGTTCTGCCTGATGAACTGCGCCGGCATGGACATCGCCACGGCGTCGCTCTGCGCCGCAACGGCCATCGGCTTCGGAAGCCTCTGGCTGGGCAAGGCCATCCGCTGCCCGATGACGGCGCTTTACATCCCGGCGCTGCTGCCGATGGTTCCGGGCATCTACGCCTACAAGACGGTCTTCTCGCTCATCATGTTCCTCCAGTCGCTCAACGACCCGGGCCAAGGCATGCAGTACATGCAGCTGTTCTTCCTCAACGCCACCGTGTCGTTGAGCGTCATCGCCCTGCTGGCCGCCGGAGCCACGCTGCCGATCTTCGTCTTCAACCGCCGGGCGTTCTCGCTCACGCGGCGCAGAAAAAACGTGAAATAA
- a CDS encoding DUF6064 family protein — translation METFWNTIASYNAATWPAQLALTLAAVVLTLLLYFRPSPAVRIAMKVFMALLNFWIAGVYYLVCCEPREHHDLLALFWAIMGCIWVYDLAVGHASLQRTGNHKAFAALLFAMPLVYPLFSLLLGRTFPMITSPVMPCSVAVFTIGLMLAFSERVNIVLAMFLCHWALIGLSKVYFFGIPEDYLLACSIVPALYLFFREYIRDNAGRPTKPSPRVLNALLAVMCLIIGSFFAFTLLHQLNLFTDC, via the coding sequence ATGGAGACTTTCTGGAATACCATCGCTTCCTACAACGCCGCGACATGGCCCGCACAGCTCGCGCTGACGCTGGCGGCCGTCGTCCTGACCCTGCTGCTCTACTTCCGCCCCTCGCCCGCCGTGCGGATCGCGATGAAGGTGTTCATGGCGCTCCTGAACTTCTGGATCGCCGGGGTCTATTACCTCGTCTGCTGCGAGCCGCGCGAACACCACGACCTGCTGGCGCTGTTCTGGGCCATCATGGGGTGCATCTGGGTCTACGACCTGGCGGTCGGGCACGCCTCGCTGCAACGCACGGGCAACCACAAGGCGTTCGCCGCGCTGCTGTTCGCCATGCCGCTCGTCTACCCGCTGTTCTCGCTCCTGCTGGGCCGCACCTTCCCGATGATCACCTCGCCGGTGATGCCCTGCTCGGTGGCGGTCTTCACGATCGGGCTGATGCTGGCCTTTTCGGAGAGAGTCAACATCGTGCTGGCGATGTTCCTCTGCCACTGGGCGCTGATCGGACTTTCGAAGGTCTACTTCTTCGGCATTCCGGAGGATTACCTGCTGGCATGCAGCATCGTCCCGGCGCTGTACCTCTTCTTCCGCGAATACATCCGCGACAACGCCGGGCGGCCCACGAAACCCTCGCCGCGGGTGCTCAACGCGCTGCTCGCGGTGATGTGCCTGATCATCGGGAGCTTCTTCGCCTTCACGCTGCTGCACCAGCTCAACCTCTTCACCGACTGCTGA
- a CDS encoding fimbrillin family protein, with the protein MKYSSVFRLSLLALLLAGCGKDDAGTTAWTRPEEPAAAGNPVVCRLSIDDGDESPEAETRTAYGPLTNGSWPIYWRSGDRVEVISPQTAPQRATVEVRVSGATESEADLSDTGMVWGEGLHDFYAFYPSGAIRANAGSIVVAAVPAVQTCNNGECNMQYACMSACAEDVAQGEVVSFAFRPLMTTVAVSVGFSETVEVQKLVLSSANDAVAGQFTHDIAANVSTVDPDRRSNVLALHLTTGDAPYIRINAGSKIVVTAFMLPQDIRGLTLTAVTTQGRTYSYTTPATLRAGHRYSFSVGDMPAQAQHIASDRSDWMKYLPDNAFLSQISIPGSHDACAIYGSHYEYKSGMPQERYHFKWLLSWLGNTNTTKVTKAQELSIEEQLAAGVRMFDLRPCASSASVKDLPIHHGISVLGDPARGGYTPGASGRQELSPFLLSQVLDRFVRFLEEHPGETLLVHMKYENTSTNANKRGWNKSVVSYIKSRCNGRIADFTPRMTLADARGKILFVIREDYKSDNGGEYLGAYLNWTNDKVVFETTLHGNTGEAAPIKVNDLYNIKNGASDGVSKYAAIDECIAYTYNATDVARWCMNYVSCYDRDHCSVTGLGILGALGDYDYCANRYNRYTADKLNRPDFRGNAGIVLMDFAGASNATMTYGQTYSNMAVYGDDLVEAVIGANNKWDLRRNE; encoded by the coding sequence ATGAAATACAGTTCTGTTTTCCGCTTGTCGCTGCTGGCGCTTCTGCTGGCGGGATGCGGGAAGGACGATGCCGGAACGACGGCATGGACCCGCCCCGAAGAACCGGCAGCGGCGGGGAACCCCGTCGTTTGCCGCCTTTCGATCGACGACGGCGACGAGTCGCCGGAGGCTGAAACCCGTACGGCATACGGCCCGCTGACGAACGGCTCCTGGCCGATCTACTGGCGCAGCGGCGATCGGGTGGAGGTCATCTCTCCGCAGACGGCTCCGCAGCGGGCGACGGTCGAGGTTCGCGTCTCCGGGGCGACCGAAAGCGAGGCCGATTTGAGCGATACCGGGATGGTCTGGGGCGAAGGGCTGCACGACTTTTACGCCTTCTATCCCTCCGGGGCGATCCGGGCCAATGCCGGTTCGATCGTCGTGGCGGCGGTCCCTGCCGTCCAGACCTGCAACAACGGGGAGTGCAACATGCAGTATGCCTGCATGTCGGCCTGCGCCGAGGATGTGGCCCAAGGCGAGGTGGTTTCGTTTGCATTCCGTCCGCTGATGACCACGGTAGCCGTGTCCGTGGGATTTTCCGAGACGGTCGAGGTGCAGAAACTCGTCCTTTCGAGCGCGAACGACGCCGTGGCCGGACAGTTTACCCACGACATCGCCGCCAACGTCAGCACGGTCGATCCCGACAGGCGTTCCAACGTGCTGGCGCTCCATCTGACGACGGGCGATGCGCCCTATATCCGGATCAATGCCGGCTCGAAAATCGTGGTGACGGCCTTTATGCTGCCGCAGGACATCCGCGGCCTGACGCTGACGGCCGTTACGACCCAAGGGCGGACTTACAGCTACACCACGCCGGCGACGCTCCGGGCCGGACACCGCTATTCGTTCTCAGTCGGCGACATGCCGGCCCAGGCCCAGCACATTGCCTCGGACCGGTCCGACTGGATGAAATACCTGCCCGATAACGCTTTCCTCTCGCAGATCTCCATTCCCGGATCGCACGACGCCTGCGCGATCTACGGCTCGCACTACGAATATAAGAGCGGTATGCCGCAAGAGAGATACCATTTCAAATGGCTGCTTTCCTGGTTAGGCAACACCAACACAACGAAAGTCACCAAGGCGCAGGAACTTTCCATCGAGGAGCAGCTGGCGGCGGGCGTCCGCATGTTCGACCTGCGTCCCTGCGCGTCTTCGGCTTCCGTAAAGGACCTTCCGATTCATCACGGCATCTCCGTGCTGGGCGATCCGGCCCGCGGCGGTTATACGCCGGGCGCGTCCGGTCGGCAGGAGCTGTCGCCCTTCCTGCTTTCGCAGGTGCTCGACCGCTTCGTGCGTTTCCTGGAGGAGCATCCGGGCGAGACGCTGCTCGTGCATATGAAATATGAGAACACCTCCACCAACGCCAATAAAAGAGGGTGGAACAAGAGTGTCGTGAGCTACATCAAGTCCCGTTGCAACGGCCGTATCGCCGACTTCACGCCGCGGATGACGCTCGCCGACGCCCGGGGCAAGATCCTGTTCGTCATCCGCGAGGATTATAAATCGGACAATGGCGGGGAGTATCTCGGGGCCTATCTGAACTGGACGAACGATAAGGTGGTCTTCGAGACCACGCTCCACGGCAACACCGGCGAGGCGGCTCCGATCAAGGTCAACGACCTCTACAACATCAAGAACGGGGCTTCGGACGGCGTGAGCAAGTATGCGGCCATCGACGAGTGCATCGCCTACACCTACAATGCGACGGACGTCGCGCGCTGGTGCATGAACTACGTGAGCTGCTATGACAGAGACCATTGCAGCGTGACGGGGCTTGGCATCCTCGGGGCTTTGGGCGACTATGACTATTGCGCCAACCGCTACAACCGCTATACGGCGGACAAGCTGAACCGGCCCGATTTCCGCGGAAACGCCGGCATCGTGCTGATGGATTTCGCGGGGGCTTCGAACGCCACGATGACCTACGGCCAGACCTATTCGAACATGGCGGTTTACGGCGACGACCTGGTGGAGGCCGTCATCGGCGCCAACAACAAGTGGGACCTGCGCCGCAACGAATAG
- a CDS encoding fimbrillin family protein, whose protein sequence is MKKLLIIATLAAVGMGACSKDDGVSAPEDLRKYVQVTIPENVASGETRTSVDGTTTSWVAGYKVAVSLYNGSTTEVCEFTVDRTGATTTFSGSVPVGSYTCAAAHYPFCAATFDAVNKTFTHTWGDAYCSTDLAAYDFMFSTVYETPFVVDETTTVLPIALTFRPLMARIGMKLALGANETPKYVTFTTDDNVLPTAGTVNADGTFSASALTNSLTVETDRKEFTVGLLPVGVASKMSVHVTTTDGMTYSDKSFQLAGLKRNTHYTMNVPCRTKRFMLTVPDGVNSKYGTGTYGDNGFFQVEPQYDPESIFDGWHFLRSEIKSDKDAADGDVLKNRNRIQLQAVSLGTNRAQNGAFVTPPIQCDGTKTVTVSFTAATNKLTVGSVQYRIGVTNNGADISENFLRSFDNIQSSLEGECPWKHSGSVSRTHTFTVTNGQRIMMKVYSSGGGTPCHLELADFTYTVE, encoded by the coding sequence ACGGCGTTTCCGCTCCGGAGGACTTGCGGAAATATGTTCAGGTGACCATCCCCGAGAACGTGGCTTCCGGCGAAACCCGCACATCGGTTGACGGCACGACGACCTCCTGGGTCGCAGGCTACAAGGTCGCCGTATCTCTCTACAACGGTTCCACGACGGAGGTCTGCGAATTCACGGTCGACAGGACGGGCGCGACCACGACCTTCTCGGGCAGCGTGCCCGTCGGCAGCTACACGTGCGCCGCAGCCCACTATCCCTTCTGCGCCGCCACGTTCGACGCTGTAAACAAGACCTTCACGCATACGTGGGGCGATGCTTACTGCTCGACGGATCTGGCCGCCTACGACTTTATGTTCTCGACCGTGTACGAGACCCCGTTCGTGGTCGACGAGACAACGACTGTCCTGCCCATTGCGCTGACTTTCAGACCGCTGATGGCCCGTATCGGGATGAAGCTCGCTCTGGGCGCCAACGAGACCCCGAAATACGTCACCTTCACCACCGACGACAACGTGCTGCCGACGGCCGGTACGGTCAATGCCGACGGAACTTTCTCCGCTTCGGCCCTGACCAACTCGCTCACCGTGGAGACCGACCGGAAGGAGTTCACCGTGGGCCTGCTGCCCGTCGGCGTCGCTTCGAAAATGAGCGTACATGTTACGACCACCGACGGCATGACCTATTCGGACAAATCGTTCCAGCTGGCCGGTCTGAAGCGCAATACCCACTATACGATGAATGTTCCCTGCCGTACGAAACGCTTTATGCTTACGGTTCCCGATGGCGTAAACTCGAAATACGGTACGGGCACCTATGGGGATAACGGATTCTTCCAGGTAGAACCGCAGTATGATCCGGAAAGTATTTTTGATGGCTGGCATTTCCTCCGCTCCGAGATCAAGAGCGACAAGGACGCTGCCGACGGTGACGTACTCAAGAACAGAAATCGTATCCAGTTGCAGGCTGTCAGCCTCGGCACCAACAGGGCGCAGAACGGTGCGTTTGTAACGCCTCCGATTCAGTGCGACGGAACCAAGACCGTGACGGTGTCTTTTACGGCGGCCACCAATAAGTTAACTGTTGGCTCGGTTCAATACCGAATCGGCGTGACAAACAATGGCGCTGATATTTCGGAGAACTTCCTCCGGAGTTTTGACAATATTCAGTCGAGCCTGGAGGGAGAGTGCCCGTGGAAACACAGCGGTTCCGTATCCCGGACCCATACCTTTACGGTCACCAACGGTCAGCGGATTATGATGAAGGTTTACTCCAGCGGCGGCGGTACCCCTTGTCATTTGGAACTCGCCGACTTTACCTATACGGTCGAATAG